A window of Drosophila subobscura isolate 14011-0131.10 chromosome E, UCBerk_Dsub_1.0, whole genome shotgun sequence contains these coding sequences:
- the LOC117889742 gene encoding uncharacterized protein LOC117889742 isoform X10: MTFTRLKTVTLLVTCALLALSFPGYVNCANNGKKGSQPAAPAAPLEPEAVIEEVNAKQLEKLLADKDYVAVFWYARSCVTCDKVLAELEKIDDDTDSFGVDFVKINDKRLAKQYGIKNFPALTYFREKEPIIYDGDLMDEEGVLDFLTSLEAMDLPDRIEEVNAKILQKIIEDTDFVAVLFCPDHETCPPRVMDKQQCRKCAKALQELENIDDEADQLGIGFVKIHDEALADEYNLGGLPALVYYRHQTPIIYEGELQREEDVLEWLVQNKSTGDEDDVIEDVTSKTLSTLISNIDNLVVLFYDHGNDDSMTVLEELEQIDDDCDKHGIQFVKIDDAKAAGDYGIDSIPAIVYFEKEIPNVYDGDLMDEEQILKWLLSQLERDEIEDVTDEMLDTMIKEGRVIAVLFYDNNDKKSQKVLEELENIDDECDALGITFVKIDNPEEAVEYGINKVPKLIYFEKGIPTIYEGNLEDEEKLLKWLTDQTSSDQIEDITDEMLDLIIEKMPHVAVLFYDKDQKKSQKILAELENIDDECDQNDIAFVKIDDDKEAKEWGIDEIPSIVLFERGIPHIYEGDLMKEDELLGWLVHQKRYSEIPEVTDEMKDKLVENTEHLAVIFYDKDDKQDMRILNELENIDDELEKEGIVIVRIDNAAEAKEYGLDHLPALIYFENKIPALYEGDLMNEDEVLEWLLVQKKTATIEEVTDEILVTLINEHEYVVVFFTGPCEPGETCDHTLNALETIDDELDEAGIIFVTTEDTGVAKKYNVKTYPRLVFFRNRDPLHFTGDLDDEDEVLAWITDDETLEIPGKIEEVNVKMLDKILAENDHVVVFFYAEGDKKAQKILNELENIDDECEEKDIDFVKTSDDDIDKEYDLPGLPALAFYRHKFRTIYTGDLMKEEEILEWVIDLHESTADVIESVDRKTLQVLINDVEHLAVFFYDDECETCSDILDELENIDDDTDKHGIQFVKSNDVKLAHEIGIFAFPALVYYETGVPIMYDGNLKNENRVLQWLINQKNDECFYVGLGHDGQSAKRGNNFVPNDYKPFQCCPTKLEKSTKVPKMTAQRIGHSDGDQGKRSGGGSVGGGGNFQFAASAASKPAKKPEPTSSRSVPAKKQTKRSQAADDDDDDDDDDEQPLVKVSYANKRSGGGSNKPQAGKRPVAKNDDDESLEVEKQQKQKSSKKSGKLNVKTGVNFFQNRLKNLYDLIFQDISLWE, encoded by the exons ATGACTTTCACCCGATTAAAGACTGTGACATTGCTCGTGACGTGTGCCCTGCTGGCACTGAGTTTTCCCGGATATGTGAATTGCGCTAATAACGGAAAGAAAGGATCACAGCCAGCGGCACCGGCAGCGCCGCTTGAGCCAGAGGCCGTCATCGAAGAGGTCAACGCCAAGCAATTGGAGAAGCTTCTGGCCGACAAGGATTACGTTGCTGTATTCTGGT ATGCGCGCAGCTGTGTGACCTGTGATAAGGTTTTAGCGGAGCTCGAAAAAATCGACGATGACACCGACTCCTTCGGTGTGGACTTTGTAAAAATTAACGACAAACGACTAGCTAAACAATATGGCATTAAGAATTTCCCAGCACTCACGTACTTCAG GGAGAAGGAGCCCATCATTTACGATGGCGATCTCATGGACGAGGAGGGCGTGCTCGATTTTCTAACCTCGCTGGAGGCCATGGATCTGCCCGATCGCATCGAGGAGGTCAATGCCAAAATACTGCAAAAGATCATCGAGGATACGGACTTTGTGGCTGTGCTATTCT GTCCAGATCATGAAACATGCCCGCCTCGGGTGATGG ACAAGCAGCAATGCCGCAAGTGTGCCAAGGCCttgcaggagctggagaataTTGATGATGAAGCCGATCAGCTGGGCATTGGATTCGTCAAGATACACGACGAGGCCCTGGCCGATGAATACAATTTGGGTGGACTGCCGGCGCTTGTCTACTATCGCCATCAGACACCAATCATATACGAAG GTGAACTCCAACGCGAGGAGGATGTCTTGGAGTGGTTGGTGCAAAATAAGTCAACGGGCGACGAGGATGATGTCATCGAGGATGTCACCTCCAAGACGCTCTCGACACTAATCAGCAACATTGATAACCTGGTGGTGCTGTTTT ATGATCATGGCAATGATGACTCGATGACTGTGCTGGAGGAGCTAGAACAAATAGACGACGACTGCGACAAGCATGGCATACAGTTTGTCAAAATTGATGATGCCAAGGCGGCAGGCGATTATGGAATTGATTCG ATTCCGGCAATTGTTTACTTTGAAAAAGAAATTCCAAATGTTTACGACGGCGATCTCATGGATGAGGAGCAGATCCTCAAGTGGCTGCTGAGCCAATTGGAACGCGATGAGATCGAGGATGTCACCGATGAAATGCTCGATACAATGATCAAAGAGGGACGCGTCATAGCAGTGCTGTTTT ACGACAACAATGACAAAAAGTCCCAGAAAGTGCTCGAAGAGCTGGAGAACATTGACGACGAGTGCGATGCTTTGGGCATTACCTTCGTGAAGATTGACAATCCCGAGGAGGCCGTTGAATATGGCATCAATAAAGTTCCTAAACTGATATACTTTGAAAAAGGCATTCCAACCATTTACGAGGGCAATCTGGAGGATGAGGAGAAGCTACTCAAGTGGCTAACAGATCAAACGAGTTCCGATCAAATCGAAGACATAACCGATGAAATGTTGGATCTAATTATTGAGAAAATGCCACACGTTGCAGTGCTGTTTT ACGACAAAGATCAAAAGAAATCACAGAAAATCCTCGCAGAATTGGAAAACATTGACGATGAGTGCGATCAGAATGATATTGCCTTTGTCAAGATCGATGATGACAAGGAGGCCAAAGAATGGGGCATCGATGAGATACCATCGATAGTACTCTTCGAGCGTGGCATTCCACACATCTACGAGGGTGATCTGATGAAAGAAGATGAGCTGCTCGGTTGGTTGGTGCACCAGAAGCGCTACTCAGAGATTCCCGAAGTCACCGATGAGATGAAGGATAAATTGGTTGAGAACACAGAACATTTGGCGGTGATCTTCT ATGACAAAGACGACAAACAGGACATGCGCATTCTCAACGAACTGGAGAACATTGACGATGAACTGGAGAAGGAGGGCATCGTCATTGTGCGCATCGATAATGCCGCCGAAGCCAAGGAGTACGGCCTGGACCATCTGCCCGCTCTCATCTACTTTGAGAACAAAATCCCCGCTCTCTACGAGGGCGATCTGATGAACGAGGATGAGGTGCTGGagtggctgctggtgcagaAGAAAACCGCCACCATTGAGGAGGTCACCGATGAGATTCTCGTCACTCTGATCAATGAACATGAATATGTTGTCGTCTTCTTCACGGGTCCCTGTGAGCCGGGCGAGACCTGCGATCACACGCTGAACGCCCTGGAGACCATCGACGATGAGTTGGATGAGGCGGGCATCATTTTTGTGACCACCGAGGATACTGGAGTGGCCAAGAAATACAACGTCAAGACCTATCCACGTTTGGTGTTCTTTAGGAATCGCGATCCGCTGCACTTTACCGGAGATCTGGATGACGAGGATGAGGTGTTGGCTTGGATTACCGATGATGAGACGCTGGAGATTCCCGGCAAGATCGAGGAGGTCAATGTGAAAATGTTGGACAAGATTTTGGCTGAAAACGATCACGTTGTGGTGTTCTTTT ATGCCGAAGGCGATAAGAAGGCCCAAAAGATCCTCAACGAGCTGGAGAACATCGATGATGAGTGCGAGGAAAAAGACATTGACTTTGTGAAGACATCCGATGATGATATTGATAAGGAATACGATTTGCCCGGTCTGCCGGCACTTGCATTTTATAGACATAAGTTTAGAACAATTTACACCG GTGACCTGATGAAGGAAGAGGAAATTCTGGAATGGGTTATTGACTTGCACGAGTCTACAGCGGATGTCATTGAGTCGGTGGATCGTAAGACACTGCAGGTTCTGATCAACGATGTCGAGCACTTGGCTGTGTTTTTCT atgatgatgaatgcGAAACGTGTTCGGATATCTTGGATGAGCTGGAGAACATTGATGATGACACCGATAAGCATGGCATTCAGTTTGTCAAATCGAATGATGTGAAGCTGGCCCATGAGATTGGCATTTTCGCATTCCCCGCGTTGGTCTACTACGAGACGGGTGTTCCGATTATGTATGATG GTAATctcaaaaatgaaaatcgtGTGCTGCAGTGGTTAATCAATCAAAAGA ATGACGAATGTTTCTATGTTGGATTGGGCCATGACGGCCAGTCAGCTAAGCGCGGCAACAATTTCGTGCCCAACGATTACAAACCATTCCAATGCTGTCCAACCAAATTGGAGAAGTCAACGAAAGTTCCTAAAATGACGGCCCAGCGCATTGGACACAGCGACGGCGACCAGGGCAAGCGATCGGGCGGTGGcagcgtcggcggcggcggcaacttCCAGTTCGCAGCATCGGCAGCCAGCAAGCCAGCAAAGAAACCGGagccaaccagcagcaggtcAGTGCCAGCCAAGAAGCAAACCAAGCGCAGCCaggctgctgatgatgatgacgacgatgatgatgatgatgagcagcCACTGGTGAAGGTTTCCTATGCCAACAAGCGTTCgggcggtggcagcaacaagccGCAGGCTGGCAAGCGGCCCGTTGCCAAGAACGATGACGATGAGTCCCTGGAGgtggagaagcagcagaagcaaaagtcCTCGAAGAAGTCCGGCAAGCTGAATGTGAAAACCG GCGTTAATTTTTTCCAAAATCGACTAAAAAATTTGTATGACCTCATTTTTCAGGATATCTCACTGTGGGAGTAA